A part of Halictus rubicundus isolate RS-2024b chromosome 4, iyHalRubi1_principal, whole genome shotgun sequence genomic DNA contains:
- the LOC143353502 gene encoding choline/ethanolamine kinase isoform X2 produces MSEDNPEMREMAARICRDYLHGVWKHVTAENIALKRISGGLSNWLYNVQLPNGSVPIRGEPRQVLLRLYGQVHGERALEGLITESVIFTLLSERQLGPKLHGIFPGGRIEEYIPARPLLTKELADSTLSTMIAEKMGQIHTMQVPISKEPTWLWDTMAKWLDTATDILENIEDIDDRHAKNVNAIRSIDLDHEIDWFRSLATRQKHPVVFCHNDMQEGNILLRQNTRKPELVLIDFEYCSYNYRGFDIANHFVEWQYDYTAAEYPFFHERRGSGPTEEQKLNFIKSYLRTVGKEGESEEERVMAEIKIFSLASHLFWGLWSIVNAKLSEIPFGYWDYAVTRLKNYQYLKEKMMLSGLPTPTKDSTVTKDTKTNAID; encoded by the exons ATGTCCGAGGACAACCCAGAGATGCGGGAAATGGCAGCACGCATATGTCGCGATTACCTCCACGGAGTATGGAAGCACGTTACCGCGGAGAACATAGCGCTGAAACGCATCAG CGGCGGGCTGAGCAATTGGTTGTACAACGTTCAACTGCCGAACGGATCCGTTCCGATTCGCGGCGAACCACGGCAAGTTCTATTGCGATTGTACGGGCAAGTGCACGGGGAGAGAGCGCTCGAGGGATTGATCACAGAGTCCGTGATCTTCACGTTGCTCTCCGAAAGACAACTCGGGCCAAAGTTGCACGGCATATTTCCCGGTGGTcgcatagaggagtatataccGGCGAGGCCGTTGCTCACGAAAGAATTGGCTGATTCGACATTGAGCACGATGATCGCTGAGAAAATGGGACAGATTCATACGATGCAAGTTCCCATAAGCAAAGAACCGACCTGGCTCTGGGACACGATGGCCAAATGGTTGGATACGGCCACCGATATCCTCGAAAACATCGAAGATATAGACGACCGGCACGCGAAGAACGTAAACGCGATACGATCGATCGACCTAGATCACGAGATCGATTGGTTCAG ATCCCTCGCAACGCGACAGAAACATCCGGTCGTATTTTGTCACAACGACATGCAGGAAGGTAACATATTGTTGAGACAGAACACGCGTAAACCGGAACTGGTTCTTATCGACTTCGAGTACTGTTCTTACAACTACCGGGGATTCGATATAGCGAATCACTTCGTCGAATGGCAATACGATTACACGGCCGCAGAATATCCTTTCTTTCACGAACGCCGGGGATCCGGACCTACGGAAGAGCAGAAG CTCAACTTCATAAAAAGTTATTTAAGAACGGTTGGAAAAGAAGGTGAATCGGAAGAAGAGCGCGTCATGGCGGAAATCAAAATATTCTCTTTGGCTAGTCATTTGTTTTGGGGCTTGTGGAGCATCGTCAACGCGAAACTCTCCGAAATTCCATTCGGCTATTGG GACTATGCGGTGACTCGATTGAAGAACTACCAGTACCTGAAGGAAAAGATGATGTTATCCGGCCTACCGACGCCGACCAAGGACTCCACCGTCACCAAGGACACAAAAACAAATGCAATCGATTGA
- the LOC143353502 gene encoding choline/ethanolamine kinase isoform X1, producing MGLGYKMSEDNPEMREMAARICRDYLHGVWKHVTAENIALKRISGGLSNWLYNVQLPNGSVPIRGEPRQVLLRLYGQVHGERALEGLITESVIFTLLSERQLGPKLHGIFPGGRIEEYIPARPLLTKELADSTLSTMIAEKMGQIHTMQVPISKEPTWLWDTMAKWLDTATDILENIEDIDDRHAKNVNAIRSIDLDHEIDWFRSLATRQKHPVVFCHNDMQEGNILLRQNTRKPELVLIDFEYCSYNYRGFDIANHFVEWQYDYTAAEYPFFHERRGSGPTEEQKLNFIKSYLRTVGKEGESEEERVMAEIKIFSLASHLFWGLWSIVNAKLSEIPFGYWDYAVTRLKNYQYLKEKMMLSGLPTPTKDSTVTKDTKTNAID from the exons ATGGGCTTGGGATATAAG ATGTCCGAGGACAACCCAGAGATGCGGGAAATGGCAGCACGCATATGTCGCGATTACCTCCACGGAGTATGGAAGCACGTTACCGCGGAGAACATAGCGCTGAAACGCATCAG CGGCGGGCTGAGCAATTGGTTGTACAACGTTCAACTGCCGAACGGATCCGTTCCGATTCGCGGCGAACCACGGCAAGTTCTATTGCGATTGTACGGGCAAGTGCACGGGGAGAGAGCGCTCGAGGGATTGATCACAGAGTCCGTGATCTTCACGTTGCTCTCCGAAAGACAACTCGGGCCAAAGTTGCACGGCATATTTCCCGGTGGTcgcatagaggagtatataccGGCGAGGCCGTTGCTCACGAAAGAATTGGCTGATTCGACATTGAGCACGATGATCGCTGAGAAAATGGGACAGATTCATACGATGCAAGTTCCCATAAGCAAAGAACCGACCTGGCTCTGGGACACGATGGCCAAATGGTTGGATACGGCCACCGATATCCTCGAAAACATCGAAGATATAGACGACCGGCACGCGAAGAACGTAAACGCGATACGATCGATCGACCTAGATCACGAGATCGATTGGTTCAG ATCCCTCGCAACGCGACAGAAACATCCGGTCGTATTTTGTCACAACGACATGCAGGAAGGTAACATATTGTTGAGACAGAACACGCGTAAACCGGAACTGGTTCTTATCGACTTCGAGTACTGTTCTTACAACTACCGGGGATTCGATATAGCGAATCACTTCGTCGAATGGCAATACGATTACACGGCCGCAGAATATCCTTTCTTTCACGAACGCCGGGGATCCGGACCTACGGAAGAGCAGAAG CTCAACTTCATAAAAAGTTATTTAAGAACGGTTGGAAAAGAAGGTGAATCGGAAGAAGAGCGCGTCATGGCGGAAATCAAAATATTCTCTTTGGCTAGTCATTTGTTTTGGGGCTTGTGGAGCATCGTCAACGCGAAACTCTCCGAAATTCCATTCGGCTATTGG GACTATGCGGTGACTCGATTGAAGAACTACCAGTACCTGAAGGAAAAGATGATGTTATCCGGCCTACCGACGCCGACCAAGGACTCCACCGTCACCAAGGACACAAAAACAAATGCAATCGATTGA
- the LOC143353501 gene encoding uncharacterized protein LOC143353501, whose protein sequence is MGRYRSIESNISALIAVILLLYPSLVAVQCTRNGTKSREEFFENCCFDNVGDTDDRRCDSFDDTNGTWSTIPFEHDTLDNVSPTPCCTVCVSKQLEFEVKIEPQEPRRRRRSNERNRFETPSWTIPSTNTSPNPDRNTSRVCVKLCSPRHRNDENVATRVSKKGTASNGEEETSGVDRRRCDSVFASLNFWGANIVVFANAIYIIPYVLVAVIYLVVPGPNVRAFNRVVICYNVTQIVLNLILIGIGACDLCHVPLHPKVYVVAGLTLMFLTISSTFWLFAICVDVMLAITRFSQESRAESKYRSERRKFLLYAGCAWGGSLLPTMMACVAELSPLLPASSPIRPNFANFEHGPNLPIFCCLVGLISVARAGIIGQSAGLLGHAGATVATAIPAQATVVRTENYDPNPQYSFSYSVADGLTGDNKAQEETRNGDVVQGSYSLIEPDGSRRVVSYAADPINGFNAIVQKDPSITVKTAVRPVLAARPTAASVIAAAPAATVAVRPQLLAAGPTLATTNLVAANAGLLGLGGLGVGLGGIGGLGLRQGSLYGTQALLAGAAYGAGGIVKVH, encoded by the exons ATGGGACGATACAGAAGCATCGAATCGAACATCTCTGCCCTAATCGCTGTAATTCTTCTACTCTACCCGAGCCTTGTCGCGGTGCAGTGTACGCGCAATGGCACGAAATCGAGGGAAGAGTTTTTCGAAAACTGCTGTTTCGACAACGTCGGCGACACGGACGATCGCCGATGCGACTCGTTCGACGATACTAACGGCACGTGGTCGACGATACCGTTCGAACACGATACGCTCGACAACGTGTCTCCGACACCATGTTGCACGGTCTGCGTTTCAA AACAATTGGAATTCGAGGTGAAAATCGAACCGCAAGaaccaagaagaagaagaagaagcaacgAACGGAACCGCTTCGAGACGCCATCATGGACGATCCCGAGCACGAATACGAGTCCGAACCCGGACAGAAACACGAGTCGCGTTTGTGTGAAACTGTGTTCACCCCGGCATAGAAACGATGAAAATGTAGCGACTCGAGTTTCGAAGAAAGGAACGGCGAGCAACGGCGAAGAAGAGACGAGCGGGGTCGATCGGCGACGGTGCGACAGCGTGTTCGCTTCGTTAAACTTCTGGGGCGCAAACATCGTGGTATTCGCGAACGCGATATACATAATCCCGTACGTGTTGGTCGCGGTGATTTATTTGGTGGTACCGGGCCCGAACGTACGAGCGTTCAACCGAGTAGTAATATGTTACAACGTGACGCAGATCGTTCTGAATCTGATTCTGATCGGCATAGGAGCCTGCGATTTGTGCCACGTGCCGTTGCATCCGAAGGTTTACGTCGTCGCCGGGCTAACGTTGATGTTCCTGACGATATCCTCGACGTTCTGGCTTTTCGCGATTTGCGTCGACGTCATGCTGGCAATCACCAGATTCTCTCAGGAGTCGCGGGCCGAGTCGAAGTATCGTTCGGAGAGAAGAAAATTTCTGTTGTACGCAGGGTGTGCTTGGGGCGGATCCTTGCTGCCGACGATGATGGCTTGCGTCGCGGAGCTGTCCCCGCTGTTACCCGCATCCTCCCCGATCAGACCGAATTTTGCCAATTTCGAACACGGCCCGAACTTGCCG ATTTTCTGTTGCCTGGTCGGTTTGATAAGCGTCGCCCGCGCAGGAATAATTGGGCAGAGCGCGGGACTCCTCGGCCACGCGGGAGCAACGGTCGCCACGGCCATTCCAGCACAGGCCACGGTCGTCAGGACCGAGAATTACGATCCGAATCCGCAGTACAGTTTCAGTTACAGCGTGGCGGACGGTTTAACAG GTGACAACAAAGCCCAAGAGGAGACTCGCAACGGCGACGTGGTCCAGGGTAGCTACAGCTTGATCGAGCCGGACGGTTCGCGACGCGTGGTGTCGTATGCCGCCGATCCCATCAACGGTTTCAACGCTATCGTGCAAAAGGACCCCAGCATCACGGTGAAGACGGCCGTGAGGCCCGTTCTCGCGGCACGACCAACAGCCGCGTCCGTGATCGCAGCCGCGCCCGCTGCCACTGTCGCTGTTCGTCCGCAG CTGCTGGCGGCAGGACCAACGTTGGCCACCACGAACCTCGTGGCCGCTAACGCCGGATTGCTGGGTCTCGGAGGACTCGGTGTCGGACTCGGAGGAATAGGAGGACTCGGGCTGCGACAAGGTTCGCTCTACGGTACGCAGGCTTTGCTCGCGGGTGCTGCTTACGGTGCCGGAGGCATCGTCAAAGTTCACTAA